Proteins encoded together in one Impatiens glandulifera chromosome 1, dImpGla2.1, whole genome shotgun sequence window:
- the LOC124937506 gene encoding uncharacterized protein LOC124937506 — translation MDIMAHCKNMKKDKQCMIQYYHKFLLNRYGEKAENVSVVEDWFCPKCIGNCNCNFCMKKMGHKPVGILVHTAKSIGFSSVSEMLLVRGSDYQSGKELPLSIQEKQEKNIVSEDLGLKAKKDVAQEKNIRRKTKKRSNLKIVKSIELQPEDVGHALQFLEFCTTFGEEKQLKQQMKYKLTQANNSKNNIPLSEHEVIVSKYKMQVAEAHDEMLQSKGCCARKNNTARLVGPSPFW, via the exons ATGGATATTATGGCACATTGCAAGAATATGAAAAAAGATAAACAATGCATGATCCAGTACTACCACAAGTTTTTGTTGAATAG GTATGGCGAGAAAGCAGAAAATGTGTCGGTTGTAGAGGATTGGTTTTGTCCTAAGTGCATAGGCAATTGTAACTGCAACTTTTGCAT GAAGAAAATGGGGCACAAACCTGTTGGTATACTCGTGCACACCGCTAAGTCAATTGGTTTTTCTTCTGTTTCGGAGATGCTTCTAGTCAGAGGTTCTGATTATCAGTCAGGAAAG GAACTTCCACTTTCCATACAAGAGAAACAAGAAAAGAATATTGTAAGTGAAGATTTGGGTTTGAAGGCGAAAAAGGATGTTGCCCAAGAGAAAAATATTCGtagaaaaactaaaaaaa gatcaaatttgaaaattgttaaATCGATTGAACTACAACCCGAAGATGTGGGTCATGCATTGCAATTCTTAGAGTTTTGCACTACTTTTGGAGAG GAGAAACAACTGAAACAGCAGATGAAGTACAAGTTGACTCAAGCTAACAATTCAAAAAATAACATTCCACTTTCCGAGCATGAAGTCATAGTATCAAAATATAAGATGCAGGTAGCCGAAGCTCATGATGAGATGCTGCAGTCAAAAGGATGCTGTGCACGG AAAAACAACACTGCAAGGCTAGTAGGACCAAGCCCATTCTGGTAG